The segment CTCCACCCCCTGTGCAGGCACTGACTCCCTTAGGGCCTTGTGTGGCTTCTTCATTCTGTTGATCCTTGGGCCTTGGGTAGTTTGACGTCTCGAGGCATCAACCCGTTAACACTTTGCCCTGGCAATAGATGCTTCCTAAggaacagagggggaaaaaaaacaaaaaacagctctGCAGGTCACATACGGAAATTGATTAGAAGAAGAAAACagccaaatgaaaaataaagacttaCTGATTCTCCTTGAGTCCCCACTGAGCCAGGCCAGGATACAAGGTTGACCTTTGGCACTCTGAATTGTAATAATTTACAGCTTTGAGAGTGATTTTCCTTTCTAGATGGTGTTATTGTCAGCTTATACAGAGCAAGAGCATCTACAGATAAGTTGTTAGAATTAATTAAGTTCGTAAGGTAGCTAGAGTTTCTTTGTGTTCTTCTTATATCCTTTTGGGTATTAGACTGGTTTAAAAATTCAATTGTATCTCTGTAACCAACAAGGAGTTAGAAaaatacagctttttaaaaactataatgtATTTTCAGGGGAACAAACTAAGGTTCCTGGTGATACATCTCACAGGTAAAGTACATCTCAGAATCAATGAAATAAGATACAGTTATTAATATAAGGTATAATTATTAATATGAAAAAAGTACATCTTCAAATCAAATTGAGTATGTTAGGTTGCAAGGTATGGGTTCTCTAGATCTACCTCAGTTCTTTTGTTTCCAGAGGCAAGAAGTATCTGAGACTGATTGTAAATAGAGAGTTGGTTAAAAATcggtttattttgttttccagcCAATTGTAGAGTCTGCTTTGTGGCCCTCGTCCAGTCCTTTAGTCACTATAATATCGTGGGGCAGAAGCTGGTAAGTATGTTAGACCTCGGTGATGAGATCCCTGAGCGAGTGTGTGTGCCAGGCATACGTACGCTGtcaggctgggcttccctgtttgGGTTGCAGGGAACTTAGAAAGGGAAGGACTAAGGAAATCATGGGATCCTGAACCCTTTATCTGAAGGGCGAGGGCAGCATGTCAGCGTGTTTTGTTCATTTGTCAAGTGTTTAGAACCAGACCTGTTATGGATGAAATCAAACCCTTCTTCACTGAGTCTGGACCAGTTAAGGTTTCTTCCTTCTCAGGGTGAACATTAATCTTGTCCCCAGTGAGTTAGAGATCACAGCTTGGTCTCTGCCCAGTTGAGTACCTCCCACTGTCTCTCCCTTAGTCTAGGGCTTTTGTTACATGCCCCTCACCTCATCTTGGTTTGCCCCTTGTCTTACTAAATGCAGCCAAGCAAGAGTAAGATGTCTGAGAGGCTGGTGACCCTCCTGGCACCTCACCTGGCACATGACTTGTGACCTGTGACCAGGTGAATTTCTGGGGCTCTTGTTGTTCCTTGTTTTTGGTTTAAGTCAGGCTCAGAGCGGGAGAGAACCAGGCCATGCATCAGCAGTGATCTTCAAAATGACAGCCTTACTGTCAGTCCTCTTCTCTGATGGGGGGAACCAGTGAGAGGGCGAGAGGGTTTCCCATGCTTTGCAGGGAAGGGAGAAGTTCCTGTGCCAGAggtcagagcacaggctcagggagCAGTTGTGTCAGGAACACGGTTGCATTCCAGGTCGGTGAGGCATGCGTTTGGCCCTGGCATCTGTGAGCTAGGATGAGAAAGGTGTGTATTCTCATATCCGGTTTGGCTGCTTTTCCTGTTACCTTTGACTCACCAGCACGGCAGGAATGGCATGCACAGCTCTGGGTGTGCCAAGCACTAGCGCGTGAGTTTCTGTCCTCTTGCTGTAGTGTTGTTCTTACATCAGTACAGTAGTCATGAACAAGAGCAAAGGAGACGGTCAGGAGTCCTTCTCTCTGCCAGGCGGGCTGTTGTTGCTAATGGTGCTGCACAGTGAACACCAGTGTGTGACTGAGCGATCAAGGCCTGGTCTGGGGACACAAGGAGTCTGAGTTCTGCGTCACCTGCTGCTTCTGCAGAACCGCGGGTTGCATGTCTGGACAGTGTCACCATCACGGGGTGttgaaatgcagattcccaggccctGCCCCTAAGGCTTCTAGCTCTGGAGTAGGGCCCAGAGATCTGCATTTTAATCAGGTATCTCAGGagattcttgtttttatttttaatttttggttatgttgggtcttcattgctgcgggtgcttttctcttgctgcggtgcatgggcttctcattgcagtgggttctcttgttgggaagcacaggctctagggcatgtgggcttcagtagttctagttcccaggctctagagcacatgctcaacagttgtggtgcaggggcttaatTGCCCTTGacacatgtgggatcctcccggttcagggatcaaacccatacgggtttgcattagcaggcggatctTTACCAcccagccaccaaggaagccctcaggAGATTCTTAATTACGTGGTTCATAAAGACGCATGTTTACGAAGCGCTGGTCGGGAGCAGGGTTGACCAGCCACAGTCTGCACCCCCTGTTTTCTGTACATGAAGTTTTATTGGAGCACAGCCACCCCCATCTGTGGCTGCTATGAGAGCAGAGTTGAGCTGTTGCAACAAAGACTGTCACCCCACCACCATGTTActatttactttctgtttttaatgtACTTTATTTTGTAACCACATGCCCTTAAAAAGGCAACTTTATATTACTATCATAAAGTAAAAAGCAGTACTAggtaaaaaataagtatataagcAAAAGaaagtaagttttttaaaaaatgtgacaagtagagacttccctggtggtccagtggctaagactttgtgtcTCCAGTGAAAGGggcccggattcgatccctggtcagggaactagacccctcATGGTGCAGCAAAagagcctgcgtgccacaactaagacccagagcagccaaataagaaaagaaaagagttaaaaaaaaatttgttttaagaaaatgtgaaaactaCATGTAAATGCACATCTGACAGTAGAACACAGGTTGTGTGTGGGGAGCACCCAGGGGAGACAAGACCTGGGCTCCCATGTCAGGCAGCCAGACGCACGTCCGCGGGGCTCCAAACGGGCCTGGTGCCCTCGCACCCAGGGGAGACAAGACCTGGGCTCCCATGTCAGGCAGCCAGATGCATGTCCACGGGGTTCCAGATGGGCCCAGCGCCCTCGCACCCAGGGGAGACAAGACCTGGGCTCCCATGTCAGACAGCCAGACGCACGTCCGCGGGGCTCCAGACAGGCCTGGCGCCCTCGCACCCAGGGGAGACAAGACCTGGGCTCCCATGTCAGGCAGCCAGACGCATGTCCGCAGGGCTCCAAATGGACCTGGCGCCCTCTCAGGAGCTGGCGTCCTGGAGTCGTGAGCCCCTTGGTGCCAAGTCCTCTCTGATGAGGCCCCCGCCAGCCCGGGAACTCACTCACCTCTCCGTGGTCGGGTGCAGGGTGTCAGCCTGACCGCAGCGCGGGAACGCGGGCAGCTGGTGGTCCTCGAGGGTCTCAAGTCCGCGGTGGACGTCTTCTTCCGGCCCCGGGAGGAGCGGCACCCCCTGCAGTTCCTCAGGTCAGTCAGCCTGCAGGTGGGCCCCGCCCCGGGTCTCCGTGTaacccccttctctctccccgaCGAGTGGGAGGGCAGAGCCGGCTGCAGAAGGCAGGCACTGCCCGGGTGTCTCAGCATCACTCAAGGTCCTCGCCTCTGTCAGAGGCTGTGTGCCTGTCCCGGAAGCTGTAGAAAGCTAAGGAGCCCACGAAGATgggagatcctgcatgctgcaactaagaaccagcacagccaaatcaataaataatgttaaaaaaaaaaaagaaaaggccaagtGTGTGGCCTGTGTGTGTGGCTTTGCACACAGCCTGTCCCGTCTCTGAAGCTAGTGTCTTTGAACGAGTGGGCCTGGTCTCCATCTGAGCCCAGGTTATATAGACAGCGTCATTCTACCTGCTGTTAGCGGGGTTTGGCCCTGGAGTGTGGGGCCGTGAGGCCGGTACCTGTGCGCCAGGCTCTGATTTCTGAGCCCACGTCCCCACCACCCCCATTGCTGGGAGAGCACTGCTGCAGTCACTGGGGAGGCGGAGGTAGCGGGGCCAGTAGTAGGTTGGACCTGGTCCGAACATGAGCGCTCAGGCTGCCGCTCGGCACCTGGACGTGTGAACTGCTGCTGAGCTTTCATCCTCAGTTATGACCTCCCAGGAAGGCCTCTCCGTTTAAATCAGAGGCCTCAAGCCCTTGGACTGAGAGGCTGTGTGGGCCTCTGGGGGGGTTTATTTCTGTGTCCCCGAGTTGCTAGCACAGTGCTCTGTACCCAGCAGGCCTCAGGGAATAGTTGAACTGAAATAAACATGCCCACGGGAGTGTGCCTTTTCTTTCCAGGCAGCTCATGAGCCCCTTGGTGCCAAGCACTGGACCCACTtctttccctcccccatcccctccaCCCCTCACCCTCCGTGCTGCTGAGTTGTCTCTTGAACATCTGGAGAGCACGTGAGCTGTCTGGTGACTTCTGCCCTGTGTCCCAGGGAGGCCAGTGCTGGGGACCTGCAGCCGCTGTATGCATTTGTGCGGGacgccctggagcctgtggactGTGGGGAGGCCGCCTGGAGGTGCCCGGTGCTGCTGGTGGACGACCTTAGCGTGCTGCTGAGCCTGGGCATGGGGCCGGTGGCGGTGCTGGACTTCGTCCATTACTGCAGGGCCACCGTGTGCCGGGAATGGAAGGTAATCATGGGCTGCACCCCGAGGTCCTGCCGTGAACCCCATGGGCCCAGAGGGCCACTTGCTGGCAGTTATCTCTTCTCTCTGATGGCTCAGGGCTTTTTCTTTACTCCGGCAGCCCCAGAAATCTTCACCCCATGCAGGCTGCACTGTGCTACCTGCCATTGCTAAAAAGTAAGACCCTGAAAACTGAAGGGTGCCTGGCCCTGTCTGTAATGAGGTTGGCCACGTGTGGTACTGCGTCTGTCCCACTCTGCCACACGGCAGTATCGCTCTGAGTGTGTTTTGAAGGTCAGTTAAGATAATAGATGTAAAACTGCTTTAAGGATTGTGAGGTgaagggacttgcctggcagtgcaatggttaagattctgtgattccactgcagggggcgtgggtttgatccctggtcaaagaactgtGATCTCACACGGTGTgtcccaaaacaaaaacaatatgaaaattGCGAGGTGCAATGCAGGGATAGGGTGTAACCTTCATTGTTAAATTACGAGGCACAAATAGAGATTTTGTCTCATAGGGATTTTAACAAAACAGTAACACCTGTGGTACCCACCTCCCAGGAACCAGACCTCAAGAATTAAGTGAGGGGAGCTTACAGACATCAGCTGAGCGTGTGTCCCACAGGGCCAGGCTGGGCACAGGGCAGAGGGGACGGGGAAGTGGATTAGTCAGGCTGTGTGGATCCAGCGGTGCATGCCACTCACCTCCTGTGTGCGGGGTCCTGCCTGGAAGCTGGATTTAGGGGACCTTAGGCCATCCTGCCTACAGTCGCAGGGCCGGGCACCAGGGTGATGGGGAGAGAATGGGGGGGCGGACGTGTAAGGGGCCTCAGGACACAGTTcagcggggctgggggaggagtgaAGCAGGCAGTCAGCTTGTGCAGCTCAGCCTGCCGTGTGGCCCACTGTGCtgtgtgcagtcactcagtcgtgtccgactctttgtgaccctgtggattgtagcccgccaggctcttctgttcatggcattctccaggcaagaatactggagtgggtggctgttccctTGTCCCGGggagtcttcccaatccagggatcaaagccaggtctcccacatcgcaggcgggttctttaccacctgaaccactggagtgggtagcctgtcccttctccaggggatcttcccgacccaagaattgaaccggggtctcctgcattggaggcggagtctttaccagctgagctaccagggaagccccgtgtgGGCCACTATCAACTTCTTTTTGTAAAAATACTTATAATAATTAAGAAAGTAAAGCTTGGGAAAAGTTTAATAGAGAAAAATAGTTTAATActaaaatttcaatatttttatattataaagtttttaatattttaattaaagttttaatattaaaatagtttaataaagaaaaaaagaagatataaacagGATATAAAGTCTCCTGTAGCAAAAAGTaagtctctccttccctccctcgtATATCCTTCCAGAGCGTCTGAGCAGTCATAAACGCATTTGTATGTACGCTCGTCTCCCTGCTTTTCTTTTCACGTTCTGAGTGACCCACCAT is part of the Bubalus kerabau isolate K-KA32 ecotype Philippines breed swamp buffalo chromosome 20, PCC_UOA_SB_1v2, whole genome shotgun sequence genome and harbors:
- the ELP6 gene encoding elongator complex protein 6 isoform X4 — protein: MFPELNNLLNTTPEGAEQGKLTLLCDAKTDGSFLVHHFLSFYLKANCRVCFVALVQSFSHYNIVGQKLGVSLTAARERGQLVVLEGLKSAVDVFFRPREERHPLQFLREASAGDLQPLYAFVRDALEPVDCGEAAWRCPVLLVDDLSVLLSLGMGPVAVLDFVHYCRATVCREWKGNVVALVHDSGDAEDEENDVLLNGLSHQSHLILRAEGLATGFCKDVHGQLRILWRRPLQPTTPRDRSLTYQYKIQDKS
- the ELP6 gene encoding elongator complex protein 6 isoform X3, with product MFPELNNLLNTTPEGAEQGKLTLLCDAKTDGSFLVHHFLSFYLKANCRVCFVALVQSFSHYNIVGQKLGVSLTAARERGQLVVLEGLKSAVDVFFRPREERHPLQFLREASAGDLQPLYAFVRDALEPVDCGEAAWRCPVLLVDDLSVLLSLGMGPVAVLDFVHYCRATVCREWKGNVVALVHDSGDAEDEENDVLLNGLSHQSHLILRAEGLATGFCKDVHGQLRILWRRPLQPTTPRDRSLTYQYKIQDKSSE